A genomic window from Streptococcus sanguinis includes:
- a CDS encoding fibronectin/fibrinogen-binding protein, producing the protein MSFDGFFLHHMTEELRRELLGGRIQKINQPFEQELVLQIRSNRQSHKLLLSAHPVFGRVQLTDTTFENPAVPNTFIMVMRKYLQGAVIEAIQQVENDRILEISVSNKNEIGDSVAVTLVIEIMGKHSNIILLDKASGKIIEAIKHVGFSQNSYRTILPGSTYVAPPQTGSLNPFTVGDEKLFEILHTENIEPKRLQQIFQGLGRDTATELSGRLTTDKLKTFRAFFASPTQPSLTEKSFSALLFSDSKDQISTLSELLDTFYKDKAERDRVNQQASELIRRVENELEKNRKKLGKQEEELLATENAEEFRQKGELLTTFLHQVPNDQNQVELDNYYSGEKIVIALDKALTPNQNAQRYFKRYQKLKEAVKHLTSLIEETRTTILYLESVETALAQASLTEIAEIREELIQTGFIRRRQREKIQKRQKPEKYLATDGQTIILVGRNNLQNDELTFKIAKKDELWFHAKDIPGSHVVITGNLQPSDEVKTDAAELAAYFSKARLSNLVQVDMIETRKLNKPTGGKPGFVTYTGQKTLRVTPDEEKIKSMKM; encoded by the coding sequence ATGTCTTTCGACGGATTTTTTTTACACCACATGACAGAGGAGCTCCGCCGCGAATTGCTGGGTGGCCGCATTCAGAAGATTAATCAGCCCTTTGAACAGGAGCTGGTTTTACAGATTCGCAGCAACCGCCAAAGCCACAAGCTGCTCCTATCAGCCCACCCGGTCTTTGGGCGCGTCCAGCTGACAGATACCACGTTTGAAAATCCAGCTGTTCCCAACACCTTTATCATGGTGATGCGCAAATACCTGCAGGGCGCTGTCATTGAAGCAATCCAGCAAGTGGAGAATGACCGAATTTTAGAAATCAGCGTCTCCAATAAGAACGAAATTGGCGATAGCGTGGCTGTGACTCTGGTCATCGAAATCATGGGCAAGCACAGCAATATCATTCTCTTGGACAAGGCTAGCGGTAAGATTATTGAAGCCATTAAACACGTCGGATTTTCGCAAAATAGCTATCGAACCATCCTGCCGGGCTCAACTTATGTCGCACCGCCTCAGACTGGCAGTCTCAACCCTTTCACTGTAGGCGATGAAAAGCTCTTTGAAATCCTACATACTGAGAACATAGAGCCCAAACGCCTGCAGCAAATTTTTCAGGGATTGGGTCGGGATACGGCTACTGAACTCAGTGGCCGTCTGACAACTGACAAGCTCAAAACTTTCCGAGCCTTCTTTGCCAGTCCGACTCAGCCAAGCCTGACCGAAAAATCTTTCTCTGCTCTGCTATTTTCCGACAGTAAGGACCAAATATCCACGCTATCCGAGCTTTTAGACACTTTCTATAAGGACAAAGCAGAGCGCGATCGGGTCAACCAGCAGGCCAGCGAGCTCATCCGCCGAGTAGAAAATGAGTTGGAAAAGAACCGAAAAAAACTGGGCAAGCAAGAGGAAGAGCTACTAGCAACGGAGAATGCAGAAGAATTTCGCCAAAAAGGGGAACTCTTGACCACCTTTCTCCATCAGGTACCTAACGACCAAAATCAGGTAGAGCTAGACAATTACTACTCGGGTGAGAAGATTGTCATTGCCCTTGATAAGGCTCTGACGCCCAACCAAAATGCTCAGCGCTATTTTAAACGCTACCAGAAGCTCAAGGAAGCTGTCAAACACCTGACCAGCCTGATTGAGGAGACACGGACTACGATTCTCTACCTAGAGAGTGTGGAAACAGCCCTTGCTCAGGCCAGCCTGACTGAAATCGCGGAAATTCGGGAGGAACTCATCCAGACTGGCTTTATCCGCCGACGCCAGAGAGAGAAAATCCAGAAAAGGCAGAAACCGGAGAAATATCTGGCAACTGATGGCCAAACCATTATCCTGGTTGGCCGCAACAATCTACAAAATGACGAGCTGACGTTTAAGATAGCTAAGAAAGACGAGCTTTGGTTTCACGCCAAGGATATTCCAGGCAGTCATGTGGTCATCACAGGCAATCTTCAGCCCAGCGATGAAGTCAAGACTGACGCTGCCGAGCTAGCAGCCTACTTCTCCAAAGCCAGACTCTCAAATCTGGTTCAAGTGGACATGATTGAGACTAGAAAGCTCAACAAACCAACCGGTGGCAAACCAGGATTTGTAACCTATACAGGCCAGAAAACCCTGCGCGTCACACCAGATGAAGAGAAAATTAAAAGCATGAAGATGTAG
- a CDS encoding FtsX-like permease family protein, translated as MEDIFVALNSILSHKMRSMLTMLGIIIGIGAIIAIFSIIEGNTENTKRQLIGGNNNTIKVVYDKKSAIDPTIPEKSQAQKPSYIPFMGEDVLSKIKEISGVKNALLTYGTDEKIYYLSQKSSGKIQAVSQTAADIKQQRLLEGEGFDSEAFKNQEQVTYLEKSLYDSLFPKGDGIGKYVEVLGNPFKVIGVFESTEQSGLTAGAEKVAYIPLQQWHRIFDTINVSPEVTVQTHKADDLKKVAKKVSDYLNEQMPPSDYMFGVLNLQEFERQLDNLNKSNFVLLAGIASISLLVGGIGVMNIMLVSVTERTREIGIKKALGARRKIILKQFLIEAVILTLMGGIIGVVAGIASGFAITQSLAYPYILSLFSVFVSLLFCCIIGVVFGLLPAVKASKLDPIEALRFE; from the coding sequence ATGGAAGATATTTTTGTAGCTCTGAATTCAATCTTGTCGCATAAAATGCGCTCTATGCTGACCATGTTGGGGATTATCATCGGGATAGGCGCTATCATCGCTATCTTTTCTATCATTGAGGGAAATACGGAAAATACCAAGCGTCAGCTCATCGGCGGCAACAATAACACAATCAAGGTCGTCTATGACAAGAAAAGCGCCATCGATCCAACCATTCCAGAGAAATCTCAAGCTCAGAAACCTTCTTATATTCCCTTTATGGGAGAGGATGTATTAAGCAAGATTAAGGAAATCTCCGGGGTCAAGAATGCTCTGCTGACCTATGGTACAGATGAGAAGATTTACTACCTGAGCCAAAAGTCATCTGGGAAGATTCAGGCTGTTTCGCAAACAGCTGCTGACATCAAGCAGCAACGTCTGCTAGAAGGTGAAGGATTTGACTCAGAAGCCTTTAAAAATCAAGAGCAGGTGACCTATCTGGAAAAGTCGCTTTATGATAGTCTTTTTCCAAAGGGTGATGGCATCGGCAAATATGTTGAAGTCTTGGGCAATCCCTTTAAGGTTATTGGCGTATTTGAGTCAACTGAGCAGAGTGGCTTAACAGCAGGTGCGGAAAAGGTAGCCTATATTCCCCTGCAGCAGTGGCATCGGATTTTTGATACCATTAATGTCAGTCCTGAAGTGACTGTCCAAACCCACAAGGCCGATGATTTGAAGAAGGTTGCCAAGAAGGTCAGTGATTATCTCAATGAGCAAATGCCACCGTCGGACTATATGTTTGGTGTGCTCAACCTGCAGGAATTTGAACGGCAACTGGACAATCTCAACAAGTCTAACTTCGTCTTGCTAGCAGGTATTGCCAGCATCTCCCTCCTAGTAGGAGGTATCGGTGTTATGAATATCATGCTGGTTTCAGTGACAGAGCGGACTCGTGAAATCGGAATTAAAAAGGCTCTGGGGGCTAGACGGAAGATCATTCTCAAGCAGTTCCTGATTGAGGCAGTCATCCTGACCCTGATGGGAGGAATTATTGGCGTGGTGGCTGGTATCGCCTCGGGCTTTGCCATCACCCAGTCTCTAGCCTATCCGTATATTCTATCCCTCTTTTCTGTCTTTGTAAGTTTGCTCTTTTGTTGTATAATAGGAGTAGTATTTGGGCTACTGCCAGCTGTGAAAGCATCCAAGCTGGATCCGATCGAAGCCCTGCGATTTGAATAG
- the budA gene encoding acetolactate decarboxylase — protein MAEPIKLFQYNTLGALMAGLYDGSMTVGELLQYGDLGLGTLDSIDGELIILDGKAYQAKGSGEVPEVVEVSPDMTVPYAAVVPHQAEVIFRQRFEMDDKELEKRIESYYDGENLFRSIKIHGDFARMHVRMIPKSTTERKFAEVAVNQPEYCKENITGTIVGIWTPEIFQGVSLAGYHLHFVSDDLSFGGHVMDFVIKEGVVELGAVDQLDQRFPVQDRKYLFAKFNMDEMKKDIEQSE, from the coding sequence ATGGCAGAACCAATCAAATTATTTCAATATAATACTTTGGGAGCTTTGATGGCTGGTCTTTACGATGGCAGTATGACTGTTGGGGAGCTGCTTCAGTATGGAGATTTGGGTTTGGGAACGCTGGACTCTATTGATGGCGAGCTCATTATTCTCGATGGCAAGGCTTATCAGGCAAAGGGATCTGGAGAAGTGCCAGAAGTGGTTGAGGTGTCACCGGATATGACAGTACCTTATGCGGCAGTGGTTCCTCACCAAGCAGAGGTCATTTTCCGTCAGCGCTTTGAGATGGATGACAAGGAGCTGGAAAAGCGGATTGAGTCTTACTATGATGGGGAAAATCTTTTCCGCTCTATCAAGATTCATGGTGATTTCGCCCGCATGCATGTTCGGATGATTCCCAAGTCTACAACGGAGCGGAAGTTTGCAGAAGTAGCGGTCAATCAGCCTGAGTACTGTAAGGAAAATATCACTGGAACCATCGTTGGTATCTGGACGCCTGAGATTTTCCAAGGGGTCAGTCTGGCAGGCTATCATTTGCATTTTGTATCGGATGATCTGTCTTTTGGCGGTCATGTCATGGACTTTGTTATCAAGGAAGGTGTCGTCGAGTTGGGCGCTGTAGATCAGCTGGATCAGCGTTTTCCAGTTCAGGATCGCAAGTATCTCTTTGCTAAGTTTAATATGGATGAGATGAAAAAGGATATTGAACAGTCGGAATAA
- a CDS encoding HAMP domain-containing histidine kinase: MKIVKKNFLLTSSIIFVVVTIVLASLYFAMPVYYQQVKSGEAKREFDQVSKQVKGKSSQQIGELLSDYSKKSNLIWFTLLAKDNTILYPSLEAGDESSLQLTIVPTIANSDYESKSLSESFRTSDGKEVVLRGEYSLQPVSDASRILLNLYPFVLLVSLSLGGLAAYLYSRTSSQRIKAISKSTRQMTSLAPDVTCQVKGRDEIAELAQDINHLYANLLTSIEALRLENEKVAESEREKAEFLRMTSHELKTPITSMMGMVDGMIYGVGEFKDRDKYLQKCREILEEQSELVQSILAISKLEMKTETEQEVFSLKQVLEENLSTYRVLADVRHYHFQVELAEAKVKGNRTYLLKAIKNLLDNAFHYTVEGGQILLRLEERKLVIENEAERVLNKDQIQQIFQPFYRPDYSRNRKDGGTGLGLFIVQQILDKHGLRYQFEAVDGRKMRFSISLPTVEK; the protein is encoded by the coding sequence GTGAAAATTGTCAAAAAGAACTTTCTCTTGACCTCGTCCATCATTTTCGTGGTGGTGACTATCGTTCTAGCCAGTCTTTACTTTGCCATGCCGGTGTATTATCAGCAGGTTAAGAGCGGAGAAGCCAAGCGGGAGTTTGACCAAGTTTCCAAGCAAGTCAAGGGAAAGTCAAGTCAGCAAATTGGCGAGCTCTTGAGTGATTATAGTAAAAAGAGCAATCTGATTTGGTTTACCTTGCTGGCGAAAGACAATACGATTCTCTATCCCTCACTCGAAGCTGGCGATGAAAGTTCTCTGCAGCTGACCATCGTTCCAACGATTGCCAACAGCGACTATGAGAGCAAGAGTTTATCAGAAAGTTTTCGGACTTCAGATGGTAAAGAAGTTGTCCTGAGAGGCGAATATTCCTTACAGCCGGTTTCTGATGCTAGTCGGATTTTGCTCAATCTCTATCCATTTGTCTTGCTTGTATCTCTGAGTCTGGGTGGTCTGGCAGCTTATCTCTACAGCCGGACTTCCAGTCAGCGGATCAAAGCCATCTCTAAGAGCACCCGTCAAATGACGAGTCTGGCTCCAGATGTGACCTGTCAGGTCAAGGGGCGTGATGAGATTGCTGAACTGGCCCAAGATATCAATCATCTCTATGCTAATCTACTGACCAGTATTGAGGCTCTGCGCCTAGAAAATGAAAAGGTAGCAGAAAGCGAGCGGGAAAAGGCTGAGTTTTTGCGGATGACATCGCATGAGCTCAAGACCCCCATTACCAGCATGATGGGGATGGTTGATGGCATGATTTATGGAGTAGGAGAGTTCAAGGATCGAGACAAGTACTTGCAGAAGTGCCGAGAAATCCTAGAGGAGCAGTCGGAGTTAGTCCAGTCTATCTTAGCCATTTCTAAACTGGAGATGAAGACTGAAACCGAACAAGAAGTCTTTTCACTCAAGCAGGTCTTGGAGGAAAATCTGAGCACCTATCGAGTTTTAGCAGATGTCAGACACTATCATTTTCAGGTTGAGCTCGCAGAAGCCAAGGTCAAGGGTAACCGCACCTATCTTCTCAAGGCTATCAAAAATCTTCTAGATAATGCCTTTCATTATACAGTAGAAGGTGGACAGATTCTACTTAGGCTGGAAGAGCGTAAGCTAGTCATCGAAAATGAAGCAGAACGAGTCTTAAACAAAGACCAAATCCAGCAGATTTTTCAGCCTTTCTACCGACCAGACTACAGCCGCAATCGCAAGGATGGTGGGACTGGTCTGGGACTCTTTATCGTTCAGCAAATTTTGGATAAGCATGGTCTGCGTTACCAGTTTGAAGCCGTTGATGGGCGGAAGATGCGCTTTAGCATTTCTCTGCCGACTGTTGAAAAATAG
- a CDS encoding tetratricopeptide repeat protein produces the protein MSKSEQMLAALQEQDLALADRYFEQALTTDSEEELLDLADYLESIGFFPQAKRIFEKLAPDYPASYISLAAIASDDGDLEQAFAYLEEIQPGSDWYVAALLAKADLYQLEGLPDVAREKLAQAATLTDEPLVTFGLAEIDLELGDFSQAIREYAQLDNRTIFEQTGVSTYQRIGVCYASLGKFAAAIEFLEKAVELEYDDAAVYELATILADQEEYQKANLYFKQLDTLSPDFEGYEYGYALSLHAEHRTDEALTLAQQGLAKNPFETRLLLLASQLSYELHDEEAAEHYLLQAQQDADDLEEIALRLTTLYLEQERYEEILEFAEQEIDNALTRWNLARAYQALENLEKAEELYNQLAHELQNNPEFLEQYVYFLRELGRFEEAKRAAASYLILVPDDASMQELYESL, from the coding sequence GTGAGCAAGAGTGAGCAAATGTTGGCAGCTTTACAGGAGCAGGACCTAGCTCTGGCTGACCGCTATTTCGAGCAAGCCCTGACTACAGACAGCGAAGAAGAATTATTGGATTTGGCCGATTACCTAGAGAGTATCGGCTTTTTCCCTCAGGCCAAGCGTATTTTTGAAAAGTTGGCTCCTGACTATCCAGCTTCTTATATCAGTCTGGCAGCTATTGCCAGTGACGATGGGGACTTGGAGCAGGCTTTTGCCTATCTGGAGGAGATTCAGCCAGGTAGTGACTGGTATGTTGCTGCTCTCTTGGCTAAGGCTGACCTCTATCAGCTAGAGGGGCTTCCTGATGTGGCTCGTGAAAAACTGGCTCAGGCAGCGACGCTGACTGATGAGCCTTTGGTAACCTTTGGTCTGGCTGAGATAGATTTGGAGCTGGGGGATTTTTCTCAGGCGATTAGGGAATATGCTCAGCTAGACAATCGTACAATCTTTGAGCAGACAGGTGTCTCGACCTATCAGCGGATTGGGGTCTGCTATGCCAGTCTTGGAAAATTTGCAGCGGCTATTGAGTTTTTGGAGAAAGCAGTTGAGCTGGAGTATGACGATGCTGCGGTTTATGAGCTGGCAACTATATTAGCGGACCAGGAAGAATATCAGAAGGCCAATCTTTATTTCAAGCAACTGGATACGCTGTCGCCGGATTTTGAAGGCTACGAATATGGCTATGCCCTATCTCTTCATGCGGAGCATCGGACGGATGAAGCCTTGACTCTTGCCCAGCAGGGCTTGGCTAAGAATCCTTTTGAGACTCGGCTCTTACTTTTAGCCTCGCAGCTTTCTTATGAACTTCATGATGAGGAAGCGGCTGAACATTATCTCTTGCAAGCTCAGCAAGATGCGGATGATTTGGAAGAGATTGCCTTGCGACTGACGACTCTTTATTTGGAGCAAGAGCGCTATGAGGAGATTTTAGAATTTGCAGAGCAGGAAATTGACAATGCCTTGACCCGCTGGAATCTGGCGCGTGCTTATCAGGCTTTGGAAAATCTGGAAAAAGCAGAGGAACTCTATAATCAACTGGCTCATGAACTGCAAAACAATCCAGAGTTTCTGGAGCAGTATGTTTATTTCTTACGTGAACTAGGCCGATTCGAAGAAGCTAAAAGGGCTGCAGCTTCTTACCTGATATTGGTACCTGATGATGCTAGTATGCAGGAGCTTTATGAAAGCTTATAG
- a CDS encoding ABC transporter ATP-binding protein — translation MYAVEMQDLTKQYGSKTVVDGLNLKIEEGEFFAMLGSNGAGKTTTIKMLSCLVEPTAGDALMLGYSIRKEEGAVKEIINVSPQETAVAPKLTVKENLEMIARLYGFSKEEAVQKTEHLMETFDLTDRQHDRAKSLSGGWQRKLSIAMALISQPKILFLDEPTLGLDVRARRELWKNIEQLKGKVTVILTTHYLEEAEALADRLCIMDKGVVQILGTAEEIIQASGKKDFEEAFLSYTEGGELA, via the coding sequence ATGTATGCAGTTGAGATGCAGGATTTGACCAAGCAATACGGCTCAAAAACGGTTGTTGATGGTTTGAATCTAAAAATTGAAGAGGGTGAATTCTTTGCCATGCTGGGCTCTAATGGTGCGGGGAAGACAACAACGATTAAGATGCTGTCCTGTCTAGTTGAACCGACAGCAGGAGATGCCCTAATGCTTGGCTATAGCATTCGCAAGGAGGAAGGTGCTGTCAAGGAAATAATTAATGTTTCACCTCAGGAAACAGCTGTTGCTCCCAAGCTGACAGTCAAGGAAAATCTGGAGATGATTGCTCGTCTATATGGATTTTCTAAGGAAGAAGCGGTGCAAAAGACAGAGCATCTGATGGAGACATTTGACCTGACGGATAGGCAGCATGATCGAGCCAAGTCCTTGTCAGGTGGCTGGCAGCGCAAGCTCAGTATTGCAATGGCTCTAATCAGTCAGCCCAAGATTCTGTTTCTGGATGAACCGACCTTGGGGCTGGATGTACGGGCTAGAAGGGAGTTATGGAAGAATATTGAGCAACTAAAGGGAAAAGTTACAGTGATTCTGACCACCCATTATCTAGAAGAAGCTGAGGCTTTGGCCGACCGACTTTGCATTATGGATAAGGGAGTGGTGCAGATTTTGGGAACAGCAGAGGAAATTATCCAAGCTTCCGGTAAGAAGGATTTTGAAGAGGCCTTTTTGTCCTATACGGAAGGAGGGGAATTAGCATGA
- a CDS encoding NAD(P)H-dependent oxidoreductase, which yields MIYLVNASPNRNCNSFKLGHFFLRDRDYEALQLVDYHIEQYGQSAENDQFFQVYEQLSQADVLVFTSPIYWWSFSGLLKTLLDRVADVHEPQEALKGKKVFLLLQGSQPSKEIEMLDYVMSRFCQNCGLKYEGLAVTTHELKEIDGWELTSLKEKLDKVLSEG from the coding sequence ATGATTTATTTGGTAAACGCCAGCCCAAATAGGAATTGCAATAGTTTTAAGCTGGGGCACTTTTTTCTGCGAGATAGAGATTATGAGGCTCTTCAATTAGTGGACTACCATATTGAGCAATATGGCCAGTCAGCAGAAAACGATCAGTTTTTTCAAGTCTATGAGCAGCTGAGCCAAGCCGATGTACTGGTGTTTACCAGTCCTATTTATTGGTGGTCTTTTTCGGGTCTGCTAAAAACTCTGTTAGACCGAGTAGCTGATGTGCATGAGCCGCAGGAAGCACTCAAGGGCAAAAAGGTGTTCCTGCTCTTGCAAGGTTCTCAGCCCAGCAAAGAAATTGAAATGTTGGACTACGTAATGAGCCGCTTTTGCCAGAACTGCGGACTCAAATACGAGGGGCTGGCAGTAACTACTCATGAACTGAAAGAAATCGACGGTTGGGAATTAACGTCCCTGAAAGAAAAATTAGATAAGGTTTTATCTGAAGGTTAA
- a CDS encoding AI-2E family transporter, giving the protein MEHKEKDFSLSWFFKWFLDNKAITVFLVTLLMGLNIFILSKISFIFNPVIEFLGVIMLPVILAGLLYYLLNPIVDWMEKHKINRLVAITIVFVLIAFLIIWGLAVAIPSLQHQVMAFVRNVPAYLKQADKFIDDVVTKHISEDFRPQIEEYTSNLSSQITDWASNFSSRAVSWAGNLISTTSQIIVAIIIMPFILFYLLRDGKNLKGYVTQFLPTKFRASFGQVMTDINSQLANYVRGQVTVAIIVALMFIVFFKIIGLRYGVTLGVIAGVLNLVPYLGSFLAMLPALAIGLIAGGPVMLAKVIVVFIIEQTIEGRFVSPLVLGSQLSIHPITILFVLLTSGTMFGIWGVFLGIPAYASAKVAIAAIFKWYQKVSGLYEADFEQEGEISEQE; this is encoded by the coding sequence ATGGAGCACAAAGAAAAAGATTTTAGCCTATCCTGGTTTTTTAAATGGTTTTTGGATAACAAGGCCATTACAGTATTTCTAGTGACCCTTTTGATGGGACTGAATATTTTTATACTTAGTAAAATCAGTTTTATTTTTAACCCAGTCATTGAATTTTTGGGAGTAATCATGCTGCCGGTTATTTTAGCTGGCCTGCTTTATTATCTGTTAAATCCCATTGTCGACTGGATGGAAAAGCACAAGATTAATCGACTGGTTGCTATTACCATAGTCTTTGTTTTAATTGCTTTTTTGATTATCTGGGGCTTGGCTGTGGCCATTCCTAGCTTGCAGCATCAGGTCATGGCCTTCGTCAGAAATGTTCCAGCTTATCTGAAGCAAGCTGACAAGTTCATCGACGATGTTGTGACCAAGCATATTTCGGAAGATTTTAGGCCGCAGATTGAAGAATACACTAGCAATCTGTCTAGCCAGATTACCGATTGGGCCAGCAATTTTTCATCGCGGGCAGTTAGTTGGGCGGGGAACTTAATCAGTACAACTTCGCAGATTATCGTGGCTATTATCATCATGCCGTTTATCCTTTTTTACCTGCTGAGAGACGGGAAAAATCTGAAAGGCTATGTGACCCAGTTTCTGCCGACTAAATTCCGCGCTTCCTTTGGTCAAGTGATGACGGATATCAACAGCCAGCTGGCTAACTATGTGCGAGGTCAGGTGACGGTTGCTATCATTGTAGCTCTGATGTTTATTGTTTTCTTCAAGATTATTGGCCTGCGCTATGGAGTCACTCTTGGAGTAATTGCCGGCGTTCTCAATCTGGTACCTTATCTGGGCAGCTTTTTGGCTATGCTTCCGGCTCTGGCAATCGGTTTGATTGCTGGCGGTCCAGTGATGCTGGCTAAGGTCATTGTCGTTTTCATCATTGAGCAGACTATCGAGGGGCGTTTTGTTTCTCCTCTGGTCTTGGGCAGTCAGCTCAGCATTCATCCGATTACGATTTTATTCGTATTATTGACTTCTGGTACCATGTTTGGCATTTGGGGCGTTTTCCTGGGAATTCCTGCCTATGCTTCAGCCAAGGTAGCTATTGCAGCCATCTTTAAGTGGTATCAGAAAGTAAGTGGCCTTTACGAAGCCGATTTTGAACAAGAAGGAGAAATCAGTGAGCAAGAGTGA
- a CDS encoding AbrB/MazE/SpoVT family DNA-binding domain-containing protein → MKCSLLQSILRRDRSGKEVSQERMEEDIQKNRYMGSVKVGPKGQIVIPKEVRDMFEIQPGDALVLFADAQQGIAIQRYELYEELFNQTFNGDKNSKSDL, encoded by the coding sequence ATGAAGTGCAGTTTGCTCCAGTCGATTTTACGAAGAGATAGAAGCGGAAAGGAAGTTAGTCAAGAAAGAATGGAAGAAGATATTCAAAAAAACCGCTATATGGGATCGGTCAAGGTTGGCCCCAAGGGGCAGATTGTCATTCCCAAAGAAGTGAGAGATATGTTTGAAATTCAACCTGGGGATGCTCTGGTCCTCTTTGCAGATGCCCAGCAAGGTATTGCCATCCAGCGTTACGAGCTCTATGAAGAACTATTTAATCAGACCTTCAATGGAGACAAAAATTCAAAAAGTGATTTATAA
- a CDS encoding response regulator transcription factor → MHKILVVEDDTTINQVICEFLKESQYEVRPVFDGGDALQAFEEEPFDLVILDMMLPTKSGLEVLKEIRKTSQIPVMILTALDDEYTQLVSFNHLISDYVTKPFSPLILVKRIENILRRNTVASEIAVGDLTVSIDDCTVYWQGEKMPLTKKEYEILQTLAKRKGHLVTRDQLMNTIWGYSELDSRVLDNHIKNIRKKIPGVPLKTITGMGYQLGGEDK, encoded by the coding sequence ATGCACAAGATTCTAGTGGTGGAAGATGATACGACGATTAATCAAGTGATTTGCGAGTTTTTAAAGGAAAGTCAGTATGAGGTGAGGCCAGTATTTGACGGAGGCGATGCTTTGCAGGCTTTTGAAGAAGAACCCTTTGATCTGGTCATCTTAGATATGATGCTGCCAACCAAGAGCGGTCTGGAAGTGCTGAAGGAAATTCGCAAGACTTCTCAGATTCCGGTCATGATTTTGACCGCTCTGGATGACGAGTATACCCAGCTGGTCAGCTTTAACCACCTCATCAGTGATTATGTAACCAAGCCTTTTTCACCGCTAATCTTGGTCAAACGGATTGAGAATATTCTGCGCAGAAATACTGTTGCTTCAGAGATTGCTGTTGGAGATTTGACGGTTTCGATTGATGACTGCACGGTTTACTGGCAGGGCGAGAAAATGCCTCTGACCAAGAAAGAATATGAAATCTTGCAGACTCTGGCTAAGAGGAAGGGCCACCTGGTGACCCGTGATCAGCTGATGAATACCATTTGGGGCTACAGCGAGCTGGATAGCCGGGTACTGGATAATCATATCAAGAATATCCGTAAAAAGATTCCGGGTGTGCCGCTGAAAACCATTACGGGTATGGGCTATCAGCTTGGAGGAGAAGACAAGTGA
- a CDS encoding ABC transporter substrate-binding protein: MKNKRLMTILGLLAVLAIGGIVYSSLNSKGNTTKTSGDSQTVKVGVLQYVSHPSLDLIYKGIQDGLAEEGYKGDNIKIDFMNAEGDQSKVSTMSKQLVSNDNDVLIGIATPSAQGLAAATKDKPIVMGAVTDPVGANLVKNLDKPGGNITGVSDHNPAKQQLELIKKLTPDVKTIGALYSSSEDNSKAQVEEFKKLAEEAGYKVEEYSVPSTNEIASTMNVMTSKVDAIWIPIDNTVASAFATVVSSNKEAKKPIYPSATAMVEEGGLASVVVDQYDLGVATGKMAAKILKGAKPADTAVDIFDTGKSVINTKNVKELGITVPEDVLKEAGQVIK; the protein is encoded by the coding sequence ATGAAAAATAAACGATTAATGACTATCTTAGGCCTTCTGGCCGTTTTGGCAATTGGTGGGATTGTCTATTCCAGCTTGAACAGCAAAGGCAACACCACTAAGACTAGTGGTGACAGTCAGACAGTCAAGGTCGGTGTGCTGCAGTATGTCAGTCACCCTTCGCTGGATTTGATTTACAAGGGGATTCAGGATGGTTTGGCTGAGGAAGGCTATAAGGGAGACAATATTAAGATTGACTTTATGAATGCTGAGGGCGATCAGAGCAAGGTCTCTACTATGAGCAAGCAGTTGGTTTCCAATGACAATGATGTGCTGATTGGTATTGCGACTCCGTCTGCACAAGGACTGGCTGCAGCTACTAAGGACAAGCCTATCGTTATGGGAGCTGTAACTGATCCAGTCGGAGCAAATTTGGTGAAAAATCTGGACAAACCAGGCGGCAACATCACAGGTGTCTCTGACCACAATCCGGCCAAGCAACAGCTAGAGTTGATTAAAAAATTGACCCCAGATGTTAAGACTATCGGTGCGCTCTACTCTAGCAGTGAAGACAACTCCAAAGCTCAGGTAGAAGAGTTCAAAAAACTAGCTGAAGAGGCGGGCTACAAGGTAGAGGAATACTCTGTTCCTTCGACCAATGAAATTGCATCAACCATGAACGTCATGACTAGCAAGGTTGATGCTATCTGGATTCCAATTGATAATACCGTTGCGTCAGCTTTTGCGACAGTTGTGTCCAGCAATAAAGAAGCTAAGAAGCCGATTTATCCAAGTGCGACGGCCATGGTAGAAGAAGGTGGTCTTGCCTCTGTCGTTGTAGACCAGTATGACCTAGGTGTTGCGACTGGTAAAATGGCAGCGAAAATCCTTAAAGGTGCTAAACCTGCTGACACTGCAGTAGATATTTTCGATACAGGTAAATCTGTTATCAATACCAAAAATGTTAAAGAACTTGGCATTACTGTACCAGAAGATGTCCTCAAAGAAGCAGGTCAGGTTATTAAATAG